The segment ctggggtggaggggcctgtAGAAAGAGCAGGCAACAACAATATGTTGAGTTGGCCCTTGTgaatgattcagattgccacctcaGAGGTCAAAAAATAACTTGCATTAAATTAGgaatggtgccatttgctacGTGTGACCTCGACAAGGCAAACACATCTCTTTCATGGTAGTCTGTAGCAATCTATAACAACATTTTATGCATAATCTACATTAActatttaaaaaactacaaacaaTTGTAAAACGACTCAATTAAATCAATAAtttctattttctttgttattttttgtcatatacagattaCAGTGATGATTGCTGAGTGAtgtgtatgttgatgttgtccagtcTTAAGTCTCTATTTGAGCATGTGATGAGACGATATGatacagagtgctgcagggatgatgtttattCGTAGGCCAGCgtggaagttagcatcgccGTGGTTCCCTCGACAAAAAGCTAccaggatttttccattggattttggattatcgCAGAAAAAAGTTCAGTGGCAAACACGACACTTTACGACACTTAGTTTTGTTAAGCTAGattatcttcacaaatgaacaccacttttatgattttaaagGCACAGACTATATCAGTATTGGCTGTAAAAAATGCCCACATCATACACCCCTCTCCATCTTAGGCATTTTTCACAAGTGCAACATCTTCACCTCTTTGCTCTTCTCTTTCACATCAAAAACAACATCCTCTCTGTGACTTTTAACCCCGCTGATTCGTCACATCATGACTGACCTACCCCAGAACGTTGTGAGAGGCTCCTGCAGGCTGATGTGGTCCACACTGCAGGAGTAGATGTCGCTCTCCTGCGGAGTGAAGTCCAGGTAGGACGAGATTTGGAAGCTGAAGTCGCTGTTGGAGTAGTACTGAGTCTGACTGACCTCACTCTCGTTCACCGGCTGCCCGTTCCTGGTCCAGGTTATGGCAACTGTAGGTGGATGGAAGTTGTTCACGTGGCAGATGAGTGTGTTAGGGACCTGGAGCTCCATCTCGTGTTTGGGGTAGATCATGGAGGTGGGAATGGCtgcagatggatggatggtgtttgacagagaaagacaaattAATTCTCTTCATTGGAACTAAAGGACATTGCCTAAAACACGAAAAACAGCCTCAGGCAAAAGTATGTGAACAgtggtgtccacatacttttaaaacaaacacgTTACTAGTGGCTTGTACaccattctttttttaaagcctTCCCAAAGCCATTACCAGTATCAAAGAGTCGATAGGCAACTATGCCAAAAACAGTGTTTACTGTTGctttaaacctgcaataacttattttttgtccacttgggggcagcagagacaagttggttggttggttggttcaAGTTCCCGCTCTGATCCACAGTTGGGAACATGCTGGTTTATTAACATTCATTTCATCTTGGCTCATTATCAGCTTGTAACTAGTCCAAACCACTCTGCAGAAGAAATGATGGTGAGGCGTTCGGGTGCCGTTCACCaacaatggctttattgcagtcGTCACCACAAAACAAGAAACATGGCCTTCTCGTGACGTCTAACAGAAGTCCTGAGCTTATCTAGACACTTAATTCTACTGCTGTCTTCACCGTGACACcctgagagagctgcttccctccacatacacacaatgaAGCACACatcacaccctcacaggttacccacaaggccaccgCCCCTAAAGGGGAAAAAGGATGAGGCGGTAAGATGGTCAATTTGTTAGCAAACTGCTGCTTATTTACAAATCCAGCAATGAGAAGtcgtgtttctggccacctgctGAATGTGACTCTAATACTctgttttagctctgtttttggtctctaccaactcctgagggaaatatctgactctttagctgctaaatgctccactgtgttcacctaCTGTtcactaactgtgtctgtctgctgtagggctgtacccaaatattcggatattcgaatatttgtttctatgggtaggtattcgttatgaaaatttggtattcgattcgatttttaatttaatttttatttaacatttttttggtgttaaatgtagtctttttgttgttggtaaatgtaggttatcaataaaaatcaaaacttttaaattgcattgttaaaaatgtgaaaatatagtatagcctaccaactgagcttgtgcacGGCATGCTTGAGCGTATccatctgaggctgtggatcaatgccaagttttaccactttatcactattccctctaacttgtagctgttttttcgttatcttttgaattcaatatgaattatggaaccgtttttgtcaacgtttgtttcccccgttttgtacaataaattattgtttaaagttccaacaagtttcttttggagtgcgtgacacaagtgtgttttggaaacgaccgcggactgtcacctgctcaacgcatcagtacctttggatgccatgacagtaatagattatagattaatagattataataataatgtcaagaccgattacagaccgatttaacagacgatcactgctgcccgacccgcaggtccatttgcaggtcccgcgggttacgggttgACCcgtgcatcactactcagctcagtctataaggctgtacacaacagtaaggctatagacattatattctattcaggccggcagagccaacatcggctctacagtgcacggcactgctgattaaccattttattgcagcactgAGTGTCTGCCAggaaccaattacttgcagaggcttcctacaacttgtttcaacggttccgatttaatcagaagacaaattaaacaggatgactagccaatgtgaaaatcaaaagaaagcatagaataatgtacggAAATCAATGCTATGGCAGCGATGAGAGTGAACCAACTAGAAAAGTTGTGGGTGTGAGCGCCAACATtgttgtcaaaatgacattcGATACATTATCAttacatttagaattgattttaagctcctcctccttgtggGCTGGGGCGGagctacattgctaactgcCTTGTTGACTATTTGCCTtcaagaacactgcgatcatctgctgccggtttattggaggttcccagaAACAGCCAGAAGATCGGGAATGCAGCGTTTGTCAATTacgccccaaagctatggaacacactacctgtAGATATCAGGTAGGCTAGCTCactgaatatttttaaaataaagttaaaaacttACTTGTTCACTTTGgactttaactagctctgactttcctgatacaggtctcaaactctttctttttagcttcatgctgctgcaactctttaaTGTTGTATCTTACTTACtgattttaagactttttatgcattatttcattttatgatTTCTTTATGATTTTAAGATTCATGGTTTTGAATCAGTTAGTCCttgttttaatctgtttttaaatgtccttttacattgtattgccttgtttgtctgttttatgttcataatgtgtgttttcatgtgaagGCCTCACTCATCTTAATAATGAATCAACAGCCAAgctgccagaaaaaatgttggcagtgtacatttctgcaaaccatgcatacgttacatttgtatgtttcatacgtatcatatcaacgtttctaaagtgacatggtatatgagctgactgtcacTGGGAGGAAGAGGGGATGGTGAATGGCGTGTCACCAaggcgagatgcctgccaagctgcagaccactgtttgagaccaacaaacaacaaaatgggTTGTTTCTTAGCAAATCTTCACCaattccagctgctttttagccaccaaacgtgggtgttttttagcgactcATCACTATTCTTCCATCGAGAagagtgccacaaaaagctgttttttttacagagatacTTAGCAGTGATTGTGCcactaaaactgttttttaaagctCAAACATGATATTTTTCTCACCATAActatgtgttttttgtgcctagaCCTAACCATGTCAACCACAGTATGTATCCACTACAaaataatgcacaaatgtaacatgccaAAGTATTTTTCTGGTAACAGGGTTGTGGGTCAAGTGCCAAATTATGGGCTGTGGTTTTAATCACCCCAAAATGAAAGCGTTTTTGGTATGCCTGTGACATGGCAAACAAATTTTAAGATgaactgaaatgtaaaatatgaaGTTATACAACCACTTGCATTTCCGTAATAGTTTCTGTGTCATTAATTCCCAAACAAGTGGCAGACTGTTGTagatacacacaccagcagtgCTGTAGTCCTTGAGAATGATCTTAGTCTCAAGAACGATGTCAAAACCACTGTTTGAAGGTCTCCGTCCAGTCTTCAGACATATTTTTACTCGGTCTTATCTCAAATTGTATCTCAAGAACCATCAAGACCACAATTGTGGGGAGCTCACTAAATCACCTGTGCAAAAAATGAACATTGAATAAAGATGGTTCAGTTGATTTCAGCTCCTTAGTATTTTTGTGTCATGCAGTGTGAGACTTGAACTGGactggtcttggtcttgacttggtctcaaCCCCTCAAAGTCCTGGTCTTGTCTCGGCCTCGATCCgctctggtcttggtcatgacgTCTTGGTGGTCTTGACTACAAGCCTGCACACCAGTATCATGCAACACATGCTAATTAAAGTAAACTCCCCGGAGCGGagctacaaaacaaacaatgacaGACGCTTTAACCTGCACTGACAATACAAGCATGATTATACACCCAGAGAGGTTAATTGCACCTCACAGAGATTTTCCCTGCTGGTACCTGTTCTTCTCTTAAGAATACACACCAGAGCACTCATCTCATTAACTTGTGTTTAACAACACAGCTTACTGTTCCTCCCATTACAGTAGTTTCACTGACTTTTGTTCTTATGATTAGGCTGTAATCTAGTTTTTAGAGAGATGAACCTCAGCAGTGTGACTCTTTATTGGCTGTTTATTGATGTTTGCTGTGTTCTTGGCATTAAACTGCTTTTATTTGCAGGCGGTGGAGAGCATCTCAATACATTTACTACAGTACTGGACTGCTTGTATCCTCCTTATTTTCTGTACTCTATTTTAGGTTACCGTCTACTTCTATTCCACAACAATTCAAAGGGAGTTCTTGTACTTTTCAATCCACTATATTTACTTGACAGCTGTAGTTATAAGTCAGCTTGCTTGCTTATACAATCAAATACATTGATTAAACTAGGAGTTCTTAACCTATTTGGGCTCGAGGCCTCTCTCAGAAAAGCAGAGTTGGGGCTCTGAGATACATTTCAGATTTCTTCACTTATAAGCACTTCCACCAAAGAGACATTTACTTtaatttgatcttttttttctcctgcaatttgatatttttattcCTGTACATTTCTTCTCCTATATCAGTAAACACTTACTGAGGGCTTCTGGAGGATAATTTTCTCCCTTTATGGCTCGTGGGATGTTGTACTTGCAGGTGCCCAGGGACACGTATGTGTCTCTGGCCATTTCAAGATCAATCATCAAGTGCTTTGCAAACTCTGGCAGACGCTGCACCGCCCGATAGGTCACAGGGTCGACGTAGAGGAGCTGATCGCCATCGAATTCAATATCGTACTGGCCATCATCCTTCACGTCCCTCTGACAGAAAGTCAAAAAGCGAAGCAAGTGTTTTCCTGCAGCTGTTTgaaaagattaaaaacacattacatgATAAAACAGCATGCTTTGCACGTGCATCCAAGTTGGTTCTGTGAGCAAATCTGGTGTCTGTGCTATGGAGAGTTAACACAGGACACCATCCAAGCTGCTAATAAAATTTTTAGCAGATTTTGGCTCCGTCAGCCACACTGGCAGGTAACCAACCCTGATGATCACCATTATAAAAATGCAGCTGGCCTGCAAAATAGAGTAGTTAAATGGAAGAATAGTGACGTTCTTCAatgcagagacaaaaacatttttttcagacTGATTACAAAAAGCAGTAATAAATCTTAATATTCCTCTTATTTAGAAACAGAAACTCTTAATGCCGCCTGacaactatgaaaaaaaaaaacttttacctTGACTGCACTGAGGAAGACACATAACCAGCAGCAGTAGGAACAGATATGACATCTTGCATTTCAGGCTCTCCAAACACCAAACTGAGCAGGTCTCACCACCTGCTGCTCGTCCCTCCCAAACCTGACAGTCTCATACCTAGATGACTTCCTGACAACACAAACCTATCAATGCTTGTGACTCAGTGACAACAATGATTCCACCTTGTAACACTAAAGGAGCATGTAAAATCAGACTTTTACACAAGTAcctgctgccatctagtggacaaaaaaaaacaaaacataatcaCAATATGATGAAAACAAGTTGGACACATATTTTAAAACGAGAAGTTTACAGTGATTATCCTGCATTTTTAAAGCTGTGAAATGCCCTGTTCAGTTTGTCATATCATACTTTAGTGcaatttaatatttgtttgtaCATCAGTTGAGTAGCTAAAAcgacaaaaatcataaaaatgagGGCGTAGTTTGTGCTCCTGACCTCAGATTTAAAGCAAATCAATTGTTTCGTCTGtaaaatttcagaaaacagTGGAGCAAAAGAACTTCCAAACACTGTCGCACTTCCTACTGAAATATTTATTGTAATGCTTCAGCCTTTCCTACCTTAACTGGGTgtatatttacatacatacaggTACATATACCTGACGAATGTCGGAAAGGCAGAAACATTATTACAATAAATATTTCAGCAGTGAGCAAAACAGTCTGCAGAGGTTTTTTTCCATGATTGCACCTCTTCCGACGCTCCCATCACATTCAGGTGCACAGAGATTTTTTCCCATTATCTTCCAGTGTCTCAATTtcttgtctgaccaacagttaaaacaaacactatataaaaaatgaaattagatacagaaaaaaacagacatgcaaaaacaaaattgttgCTTGACAGGTAAACAATTCATTGATTATCAAAACTGTGTCAACTTGCAGGTCAACTGAGTTCAGCACTACATCCAAAGCTTTAAAGCACAACCTTGAGATACCGACCCCAGACAGGCACACAATACTCAAACTCTTTCTACAGAAGAGaatattttaataaacacaCTTGTCAAATGAAAGTTATGCTTCTGAGAGGCGACAACCTGCTTGACCAGAGGCAGCGATGCTCATGAGAACGCTCTTCAGGAAACAACTAAGACAGTCAACTGGAATGAGAATTAACAgcgtgtttaaaaaaaaaaaaaaaaaaaaaaaaaaaagaagaaacagaaaagaaagactGAACAGCAGAAATACAATAGTTTGTGCAACAGCAAATACAGTTTAAGTATATACAAGCATATATTCTTTCACTGAACATTCAACAACAGCTTCAACTATGCATGGAGCTATGAGGACTTTCTTTGTTTATGGGAAACTTGTAGAGTTATCCAGTCAACGCTATTTGTTCCAGTAAGTGCCGAGCGGCTGAAAGACTTCTTAAAGAAACCTTCACTGAGTTTCTAAGTGCTACAGATGTCTCTAAGAAACAGTAATGCAATACTTCACATGTTTAGGAGATGAATGTGGAAATCAGAGACCTGCACTCTGCTGTGAGAACATTCAGCAGCCTGTGTTCAGCTCTGTGACACAGATGCACACTTCAGTTACATTTTGATGTAATGAAGAGAAATATCAAGGACAAGTTGAACAGAAAAGAGCTATACTTTCATTAGTGTCATGTTTATGAGACTGGACTGTCTTAAAGTGGCTGGTGGGCTTTTAGGAGAATAGTGCAGCCGTTAAAATCAATACAAACTGAGTGAGTATGTTACGTATATTGCGTAACTTTGTAATTACAGTATGTTAAGACATTTCTATACTGTACTTTGAATCCACTTTGTTTTCAAAAAACTACTGCAAGAGCAATGTGTGTAAACCTCAAAGAGGAATGATCCAGAACTCAAACTGGAGCCGACTTAAGATTCTGACCTGAAAACAGCAGACACCAGAGGTTTAACCTGTGAGCATGACAAGGAATCTTAGAGCTCCTCAACAATATCGTATTTATCCAAATATTCTAACCGTTCTGAACAATCTAGGGGTCGATCTAAAAATTAAGCGTGGCAGAAAGCCAGATGTTAGAAAAGCAAGGCTTGTGACCTAAAAGGTTGCTGGTTCAAATTCCAGTCATGTCTGAGGAAATGGGGgtgaggaaaacaaataaataaacactctCCCATTCCTTCATCACCGCGGACACAGCTCGAGGCCAGCCGAAGCAGATTTGGAGCAaggcccattttttttttcccacatccTTTCTTATTACTCCGCTTCCCTCTTTGGGGGATCACCATAAAATTCTTCTttataaaagaaacataaattTGTACAAGTATTTAcaaagggggaggagggggaaacCAAGGCATTTAGTGTTTGGGTTCTACGATTATCCACAGAGACGTTGTTTCGCATCCCTCAGTCCCACATTCAGAACAATTTACGAGTCCACTCGGAGTGTTTTTTCACCATGGTATCTAATATCTCAGCCCACTACTGTTTCAGGGTGTGTTGTGTCCTGGGCCAGCCCAAGTCCCTGAGTTATTAGTGTTTTCTCTCTTAGCCAGTGCTGAACGATTTCAACCAGAGTCTGAATCACTGGTGTCTGAGGacgaggaggacgaggaggaggaagaagagtcggagctggagctgctgccgcTGAGGCGTGAGGGCTGGGTGTGAGTCTCTACAGTGCTGGGCTTCTCCACTGAGGATAGAGCAATGAACAGGAgtcaataaaaatagaaacaaaagaaagaaccATTAAAGTaccctgtaaaacaaacaataatcaagaaacagtttcacatcaaaggcacatgtgtgtgtgagaacacgTGCACATACAGAACAGGGATCTGTGGGCTCACCTTTAGGTTTCGTAGGTTTCTTGACAGAATTAAGTTGCCCACTGACATCTTGCAGCCTCCTCTCGagctccctcctcttctccagAGTCAGCTCCTCTTTAGACTTGCCAACGCTGCCTTTCTTTCCTGCTGCACCTGAAAGGATCGACAAAGCGGTTACAGACCCCGGGGCGCACAAAGTAATGCAGTGACTTGTGAATTAAGCttcgtttccaccaagcagtcagAATCAGTTCAGCGCAGTTCGTTACACATTAGAACAGTTGCTTTTGCATTTACATTGTTAAACGTTGTGGATGGTACATTCCAttctgtcctgtttttgttacctGTCTGCTGACATACCTCGCATACTGAAGGAATACTAAAACAGGGTACCTACAGGTAACAGACAGTTACCttgaatgctttttaagatCCAttcaaagacacattttaaccgatttttggacaaatcatgttttactaAGCATTGCAGGCAAGCAGTATATATGTGGTCTTATGCATAGGTAGGGGTTACGTAGGAATATACAGTTTGCTAACAGGTAAGTGCATGTATGAAGTGAAATGACGGTAttatcgtttttttttttttaagatttttacatagaaaggcatcactcattttcacaaaattagATGTAAATTATGTTTGTCATACTTAAGACcttacaaattcaaatttaagactatttaatgactttaaggccttgttgagacattttaagGACCTGTTAAAAGGTCTGAGCTTGAAATACAGCAATCTCTTGATCGGTCAATATAGAATCGACACTCTCACTCGACAAGGATTCAATGCAAAAaccacaaacccactatttttaaacatCCCATCGATTGCGACAAAGACTCTAAACATTGGACAATCAACAGGATGCAGACATTATTCTGCATCTTCGGTGAAGAAGAAACACAGTGAGAGCTGCATGGAGCAGTGATGTAGTACTGTCTGCAGTGAAAGCGCTAACAGATCGGTGGTGTAGGTACATGTCCGTACAGATTACATACGGTTCTAAGGATActggaaagaaaatgttttttggatATGTGGCTTCAGTGTATTAATGGGTGAGCTGCAGTTGTAAGAGTGTGTTAGGGGACAGAGTGGTCTTGGAACATCAGAGGTTTCTCCCAAGAATTCTGGAGGTAGTGTAACATAAAAACGTGAAACCAAAAGAGCTTCACTCTCATTCTGCAGTTTCGGCTCTTCCTTAAGCTGTTGCAAAAATTTGGCCCTTCAAATCTGTCACCACATTACAGCTGGTTGGTACCAGGTTTTAATAAACCTTGCAGTTTAGTGTAAGTGTAGCGAGTACAGTCTTTAATTTGGGGAATTTAGCTTCATGATGCAACCCAACATTACTCAAACTATTGACATGACATTGATTATGCTTCATGCATCAAGCAGTGTGTTGTCAAACGGTAAACACTAGCTTA is part of the Epinephelus fuscoguttatus linkage group LG8, E.fuscoguttatus.final_Chr_v1 genome and harbors:
- the LOC125893461 gene encoding RLA class II histocompatibility antigen, DP alpha-1 chain-like, which translates into the protein MSYLFLLLLVMCLPQCSQGKHLLRFLTFCQRDVKDDGQYDIEFDGDQLLYVDPVTYRAVQRLPEFAKHLMIDLEMARDTYVSLGTCKYNIPRAIKGENYPPEALTIPTSMIYPKHEMELQVPNTLICHVNNFHPPTVAITWTRNGQPVNESEVSQTQYYSNSDFSFQISSYLDFTPQESDIYSCSVDHISLQEPLTTFWEVAVQTDQQVVETAVCVAGVILGLIGVVTGVWFIVKANKSCQA